The following are encoded in a window of Paramormyrops kingsleyae isolate MSU_618 chromosome 12, PKINGS_0.4, whole genome shotgun sequence genomic DNA:
- the rigi gene encoding antiviral innate immune response receptor RIG-I, with product MYEDEKENLKKFRNYIVQIIRPSNIKGFLTTYLETAVVERILSEENRSVTTAAELLLGKMCDLEEMGWFQGFLDALLEGEYNGLYNAIKEWDFKEIERMSTYKKLLERIEASFTKQIKPCEIITRMTDCFVSREVEEIRATDEQKGHIAAAEKLVECLKRSDRSNCFKLLLLALEHCDNTELLQLLDPERESAEEKMEIDVGTTTVVFQYREQAECASSLNSANWNQAQEGSTGLAGGVTLGRYRLREYQKELAMPALQGRNTLICGPTGCGKTLVALAICEHHLRSKSEAKIVFLATKLVVYEQQLRLFLEYFNSTDAGIRIKGVCGDMEDQVSMDVIVEGNDIIVLTPQILLNALNKGTVPSLSVFTLLIFDECHNATRKHPYNMLMGRYLDSKLSQQHQTLPQIVGLTASVGIGTFRNSQEAEMNICQLCANLDTRIISTVNNNKEELQSFVHIPEKDFSEVEKLANDEFVSIIRNIMVYIESQARRWYDIGSLSNLQTSEHGTQKYEQWIVDIQKKCKVLQLEDKEEESRVCRALFNYMGHLRKYNDALIINEDARTKDALNYLEDFIKQVKDAGFDEIEQELTARFEEEHHLLAMLSQRRDRDNPKLTRLKFILDEQYTQDEETRTLLFVRTRALTEALKNWIEETDSLRFLKPTVLMGSSGSGMTQTYKKGILQSFKKPSDQSKILIATSVADEGVDIPQCNLVLMYEYIGNMIKTVQVRGRGRAKGSKCILISSRKERIEKERQNMLQEKMVEKAVARLQTSQEHMLQTIESLQKSDKTTRDYEKSAPVNPRTEENHKLLCAKCKKFACFSDDLRVLKESQHIVLDKSIFERSIASPHPRPRKYMGIMKEKKLFCANCHEDWGIVASYRHLQNLPLLKIESFVVESCVTQQQRYFGKWKEVTFVIKPFIVEECL from the exons ATGTACGAAGACGAAAAAGAAAACCTAAAGAAATTTAGAAATTACATTGTGCAAATAATACGTCCTTCCAACATCAAGGGATTCCTGACGACGTATTTGGAGACAG CTGTAGTGGAGAGAATTTTGTCAGAGGAAAACAGGTCTGTGACCACAGCTGCAGAATTGCTCCTGGGGAAGATGTGCGACCTTGAAGAGATGGGCTGGTTCCAGGGCTTTCTGGATGCTCTGCTAGAAGGAG AGTATAATGGCCTTTATAATGCCATCAAAGAGTGGGACTTTAAAGAAATTGAACGAATGAGTACATACAAGAAACTTCTGGAACGGATTGAAGCCTCCTTcactaaacaaataaaacctTGTGAAATCATCACACGTATGACAGACTGCTTTGTGTCCCGGGAAGTCGAGGAAATCAGAGCC ACTGATGAACAAAAAGGCCACATTGCAGCCGCTGAGAAGCTGGTGGAGTGTCTCAAAAGGTCAGACAGATCCAACTGTTtcaagctgctgctgctggctttGGAGCACTGTGACAACACGGAGCTTCTTCAGCTACTGGATCCAGAGAGAG AATCTGCAGAAGAAAAAATGGAAATAGATGTGGGAACCACAACAGTCGTGTTCCAGTACAGAGAACAGGCTGAGTGTGCGTCATCCCTGAACAGCGCCAACTGGAACCAAGCACAAG AAGGCAGCACTGGGCTCGCAGGTGGCGTGACACTGGGGAGGTACAGACTGAGGGAGTATCAGAAGGAACTGGCGATGCCGGCTTTGCAGGGGAGGAACACGCTGATCTGCGGCCCTACAG GCTGCGGAAAGACCCTCGTTGCTCTTGCCATCTGTGAACATCACCTGAGATCTAAATCGGAGGCCAAGATCGTCTTCTTGGCCACCAAGCTGGTTGTGTATGAGCAGCAGCTCAGGCTGTTCCTCGAGTACTTTAACAGCACCGATGCAGGCATCAG AATCAAAGGCGTTTGTGGGGACATGGAGGACCAGGTGTCCATGGATGTCATCGTTGAGGGGAATGACATCATTGTGTTGACGCCTCAGATCCTTCTGAATGCTCTGAATAAGGGGACTGTGCCCTCGCTCTCCGTCTTCACACTGCTTATTTTCGACGAATGTCACAATGCCACCCGGAAGCACCCCTACAACATGCTGATGGGCAGATACCTGGACTCCAAACTTAGCCAGCAGCACCAGACGCTTCCTCAG aTCGTGGGCCTGACGGCTTCAGTGGGAATTGGCACTTTCAGGAACTCGCAGGAAGCTGAAATGAACATCTGCCAGTTATGTGCCAACCTGGACACGAGGATCATCTCAACTgtcaacaacaacaaagaaGAACTTCAGTCGTTCGTTCACATTCCTGAGAAAG ATTTTTCTGAAGTCGAAAAACTTGCCAATGATGAGTTTGTGTCCATTATCCGCAATATCATGGTCTACATTGAGAGTCAGGCCAGGCGCTGGTATGACATAG GGTCCCTGTCCAACCTGCAGACCTCTGAACATGGCACACAGAAGTATGAGCAATGGATCGTGGACATCCAGAAGAAGTGCAAGGTCCTGCAGCTGGAGGACAAGGAAGAGGAGAGCAGGGTGTGCCGGGCGCTCTTCAACTACATGGGGCACCTGCGG AAATACAACGATGCCCTCATCATCAACGAAGACGCCAGGACTAAGGATGCCTTGAACTACCTGGAGGATTTCATCAAACAAGTCAAAGACGCGGGATTTGATGAGATTGAGCAAGAATTAACTGCCCGTTTTGAGG AAGAGCACCACCTCTTGGCCATGCTGAGTCAGCGCAGAGACAGGGATAATCCCAAGCTGACCAGGCTGAAGTTCATCCTGGATGAGCAGTACACACAGGACGAGGAGACCCGCACCTTGCTATTCGTCAGGACCAGGGCTCTGACCGAG gCACTGAAAAACTGGATTGAGGAAACGGACTCCTTAAGATTCCTGAAGCCTACAGTTTTGATGGGCAGCTCAGGTTCTG GAATGACACAGACATACAAGAAGGGCATCCTGCAGTCCTTTAAAAAACCGAGCGACCAAAGTAAAATCCTCATTGCCACCTCCGTGGCCGATGAAGGTGTCGACATTCCTCAGTGCAACCTCGTCTTGATGTACGAGTACATTGGAAACATGATCAAGACCGTCCAAGTCCGAG GGCGCGGCCGAGCAAAAGGCAGCAAGTGCATCCTCATTTCCAGCAGAAAGGAGCGGATCGAGAAGGAACGACAGAACATGCTTCAGGAGAAGATGGTGGAAAAGGCTGTGGCTAGACTGCAGACTTCCCAGGAGCACATGCTACAGACG ATCGAGAGCTTACAGAAGTCTGATAAGACCACACGGGATTATGAGAAATCAGCTCCTGTCAACCCCAGAACAGAGGAAAACCACAAGCTTCTCTGTGCAAAGTGCAagaagtttgcatgtttttctgatGACCTGAGAGTGTTGAAG GAATCGCAGCACATAGTtctggacaaaagcatcttCGAGCGCTCCATCGCAAGCCCGCACCCACGGCCCAGGAAGTACATGGGCATCATGAAAGAGAAGAAGCTCTTCTGCGCCAACTGCCATGAAGACTGGGGAATAGTCGCCTCGTACCGTCACCTGCAGAACCTGCCTCTGCTCAAGATCGAGAGCTTTGTGGTGGAGAGCTGTGTCACCCAACAGCAGAGATACTTTGGGAAGTGGAAGGAGGTCACCTTTGTCATCAAGCCTTTCATTGTGGAGGAGTGCCTGTAA
- the LOC111859278 gene encoding uncharacterized protein, producing MAPTKMKLRMRKKDGAGKVSQAVSTEASPDSKCPICLDRFNNMAYLDRCLHKFCFRCIHEWSKNKAECPLCKQPFNSIFHSIKAENDFKEFVLRPTENGSFGSPEGRRFRYRTTQTWDRRQSQRRASPPPENVGVLEGLAATVPLQQDTAFHRVMSVMAARRRAQSEGRTARHLREQEMVSFRRALYRTGVRVRSVRDGGRYRDISATFFQRNPACLHRLLPWLRRELIVLYGSHGSLVNIVQHIIMSRITRYNMEDQAIQDELRPFLLTRTDHFLHEFISFARSPFNMEAYDQQAVYDCPAPSYEEGSSSDSSVIAISEDEVNFVDLSQQPRPAEGSTLSQAPWDDETPGPSYSTTEQTEAPMASTSESESASSREGPTEARNTQQQNTQVKNDPTANNNGEVSSGEDDCVIVGYVKPMAERTPELVQLSSDSEESVQPESTDVPQESQSIRFPSLSPPSSICSSVSKHKSPQRRELSAGSSGLDRPNWTPSDPEHRCSPSKGDYSEMGTDGASSRDKYQVIETHTPSRDDKRRQRVSRSGSKERSRRSHSRRSRSTEQSWSVRSPTVSVNSDSTLSRDRRCSRSHSREKLLYKDGSRTRRRDKHHSRSRRSHDRSYSYGWELYRHYSRERERTDAGYGQDRSWSSSLYSNLSYGAHSQRHGSPRESHHRERRRSRSRSRSQSSISSRGSCSLYRSSRDDKPGGKRKYKTRHLEDTSKERSSRHASSSSSLREKRGSSERHHKKSHKRKSRSPSVEIIFEGRATGESRRHHKKKKKHKRKSRRHRSAERLPQRSPTVITIDSDSDHADTSLVPPTSMESHPPDSTALPGDTSLLESILQDLEQHVMSIDTNSSMDILNSEVNFEGNKDETLQMKRDERPVPLGGDTSTGVSSITEQGRSLNSTDSNVASCCL from the coding sequence ATGGCTCCCACAAAAATGAAATTGCGGATGCGAAAGAAGGATGGAGCAGGCAAAGTGTCTCAGGCTGTGTCGACAGAGGCTTCCCCGGACTCCAAATGCCCCATCTGCCTCGATCGCTTTAACAATATGGCCTACCTCGACCGCTGCCTGCACAAGTTCTGTTTTCGCTGCATCCATGAGTGGTCCAAGAACAAAGCGGAATGTCCTCTATGCAAGCAACCCTTCAACTCCATCTTCCACTCCATCAAGGCTGAGAATGACTTTAAGGAGTTTGTGCTGAGGCCTACAGAAAACGGCTCTTTTGGCAGCCCAGAGGGCCGCAGGTTCAGGTACCGCACCACGCAGACGTGGGATCGCAGGCAGTCCCAGAGGAGGGCGTCGCCCCCCCCAGAGAACGTGGGCGTTCTTGAAGGGCTGGCGGCGACTGTGCCCTTGCAGCAGGACACTGCGTTTCACCGTGTGATGTCCGTGATGGCTGCACGCCGACGAGCCCAGAGCGAGGGCAGGACAGCGCGTCACCTACGCGAGCAGGAGATGGTGTCATTCCGGCGTGCACTGTATCGCACGGGGGTGCGGGTCCGTAGCGTGCGTGACGGCGGCCGCTACAGGGACATCTCAGCCACCTTCTTCCAGAGGAACCCGGCGTGCCTGCACCGGCTGCTGCCCTGGCTGCGGCGGGAGCTGATTGTGCTCTACGGCAGTCATGGCTCGCTGGTCAACATCGTGCAGCATATCATAATGTCTCGCATCACCCGCTACAACATGGAGGACCAGGCTATCCAGGATGAACTGCGGCCCTTCCTGTTGACTCGTACCGATCATTTCTTGCATGAGTTTATCAGTTTTGCCAGGTCCCCATTTAATATGGAGGCCTACGACCAACAAGCTGTTTATGACTGTCCTGCACCGTCCTATGAAGAGGGCAGCAGCTCCGACTCCTCTGTCATCGCCATCTCCGAAGACGAGGTCAATTTTGTGGATCTCAGCCAGCAGCCCAGACCTGCAGAGGGCAGCACTTTAAGCCAGGCTCCGTGGGATGACGAGACCCCGGGGCCATCGTATTCGACCACAGAGCAAACAGAGGCGCCCATGGCATCCACCAGCGAGTCGGAGTCTGCCAGCAGCAGGGAGGGGCCCACGGAGGCCAGGAACACTCAGCAGCAAAATACACAGGTGAAGAATGATCCGACTGCAAACAATAACGGGGAGGTCTCTTCAGGGGAAGACGATTGTGTCATCGTGGGCTATGTGAAGCCCATGGCAGAGAGGACGCCAGAGCTGGTGCAGCTGTCCTCCGATTCCGAAGAGTCTGTTCAGCCTGAGAGTACAGATGTCCCTCAGGAGTCCCAGAGCATTCGCTTCCCCAGCCTCAGTCCTCCATCATCGATATGCTCCTCTGTGTCCAAACACAAGTCCCCACAAAGGCGGGAGCTGTCAGCTGGGAGCTCTGGGCTGGACCGGCCAAATTGGACCCCCTCGGACCCCGAGCATAGGTGCTCACCTTCTAAAGGGGATTATTCTGAAATGGGCACAGATGGTGCCTCCAGTAGGGACAAATATCAGGTGATTGAGACACATACTCCTAGCAGGGATGATAAGAGGCGCCAGAGAGTCAGTCGATCTGGAAGTAAGGAGAGGTCACGTCGAAGCCATAGCAGGCGCTCGAGAAGCACGGAGCAGAGCTGGTCAGTGAGAAGCCCGACAGTCTCTGTGAACAGTGATAGCACACTCTCACGAGACAGAAGGTGCTCAAGGTCCCACAGCAGGGAGAAGCTGCTGTACAAAGATGGCTCACGGACGCGGAGACGGGACAAACACCACAGTCGGTCCAGACGCAGTCATGACAGGTCATACTCCTACGGCTGGGAGTTATACAGGCACTACAGCCGGGAGCGGGAGAGGACTGACGCAGGCTATGGGCAGGACAGGTCCTGGTCCTCCAGTCTGTACTCAAACCTCAGTTATGGTGCACATTCACAAAGACATGGGAGTCCCAGGGAATCCCACCACAGGGAACGGCGGCGCTCCAGGAGTCGGTCCAGGAGCCAGTCCAGCATAAGCTCGCGTGGCTCTTGCTCACTGTACCGGAGCTCCCGGGATGACAAGCCAGGGGGTAAAAGGAAATACAAGACCAGGCACCTGGAGGACACCTCCAAGGAGCGCTCCTCCAGACATGCATCGTCCTCCTCAAGCCTCAGGGAGAAACGGGGGAGCAGCGAACGGCACCACAAGAAATCCCATAAGAGGAAGAGTCGCAGCCCAAGCGTCGAGATCATCTTTGAAGGCCGAGCCACGGGAGAGAGCAGGAGGCAccacaagaagaagaagaagcacaAGAGGAAGAGCCGGCGGCACCGGAGTGCCGAGAGGCTGCCGCAGCGCTCGCCCACGGTCATCACCATCGACAGCGACAGTGACCATGCTGACACCAGCCTGGTCCCCCCTACCAGTATGGAAAGCCACCCCCCTGACAGTACAGCTCTTCCCGGTGACACCAGCCTGTTGGAGTCCATTCTGCAGGACTTGGAACAGCATGTCATGTCGATCGACACGAACAGCAGCATGGACATTCTGAACTCTGAAGTCAACTTTGAAGGCAATAAAGATGAAACATTGCAGATGAAGAGGGACGAGAGGCCTGTTCCTTTGGGGGGCGACACTAGCACTGGCGTGTCCTCGATCACAGAACAGGGCAGGTCGTTAAACTCCACGGACTCTAATGTAGCCAGCTGCTGCCTCTGA